The following are from one region of the Blastocatellia bacterium genome:
- the aspS gene encoding aspartate--tRNA ligase: protein MLDTLGTLKRTKYCGELRPEHAGEMVCLMGWVHNRRDFGKLTFIDLRDRLGVVQVVFDEEKNPEAHQRAKELRSEFVIAVVGKVVMRDKDQTNAKIKTGRIEVKARELYLLNEAKTPPFSMDSSRENEEIRLKYRYLDLRREKMQYNIRLRHRATIAVRKYMDEHGFYEIETPMLIKTTPEGARDYIVPSRLWKGRFYALPQSPQIFKQLLMVAGYDKYFQIARCFRDEDARADRQPEFSQIDIEMSFIRPDDLFKTLEPMFVEMAKLIEVKVEIPFPRMSYTDAMRRFGTDKPDTRFAMELQDLGTALAGTEFAPYKAALESGGQVKAITVKGGAKYSRKQLDELAEIAKRYGAGGMATIKIADTGEVTSSLTKALGEEKVAELASTAGCAAGDGMLIVGGKASAVAAALSALRLEVAERENLIDQSRFNFLWVVDFPMFEYHEDEGRWYAMHHPFTSPHDEDLPMLESDPGRVRAKAYDLVLNGTELGSGSIRIHSRDLQRSIFKVLGLTEEETRQKFGFLLDALEYGTPPHGGIAFGFDRLVMLLAREKSIRDVMAFPKTASAVDLMNDAPGTVSEDQLRELHIRIAD, encoded by the coding sequence ATGCTTGACACTTTAGGGACATTGAAACGCACGAAGTATTGCGGCGAGCTTCGCCCGGAGCACGCCGGAGAAATGGTCTGCCTGATGGGCTGGGTGCACAACCGGCGCGATTTCGGCAAGCTGACGTTCATTGACCTGCGCGACCGCCTTGGCGTCGTGCAGGTCGTCTTTGACGAGGAAAAGAACCCGGAAGCGCACCAGCGCGCCAAGGAGCTGCGCAGCGAATTCGTCATCGCCGTCGTCGGCAAGGTCGTCATGCGCGACAAGGATCAGACCAACGCGAAGATTAAGACCGGACGCATCGAAGTCAAGGCGCGCGAGCTGTACCTCCTTAACGAAGCCAAGACGCCGCCCTTCTCGATGGATTCGAGCCGCGAGAACGAAGAGATACGCCTGAAGTATCGCTACCTCGACCTGCGCCGCGAGAAGATGCAATACAACATCCGCCTGCGCCACCGCGCCACCATCGCCGTCCGCAAGTATATGGACGAGCATGGCTTCTACGAGATCGAAACGCCGATGCTGATCAAGACGACGCCCGAGGGCGCGCGCGATTACATCGTGCCGAGCCGTCTATGGAAGGGCCGCTTCTACGCGCTGCCGCAGTCGCCGCAGATCTTCAAGCAACTGCTGATGGTCGCCGGCTACGACAAATATTTTCAGATCGCCCGCTGCTTCCGTGACGAAGACGCGCGCGCCGACCGCCAGCCGGAGTTCTCGCAGATCGATATCGAGATGAGCTTCATTCGCCCCGACGACCTCTTCAAGACGCTCGAACCGATGTTCGTCGAGATGGCGAAGCTGATTGAGGTGAAGGTAGAAATCCCCTTCCCGCGCATGAGCTACACCGACGCCATGCGCCGCTTTGGCACCGACAAGCCGGACACGCGCTTCGCGATGGAGTTGCAGGATTTGGGCACAGCGCTGGCGGGCACAGAGTTCGCGCCTTACAAGGCGGCGCTCGAATCCGGCGGCCAGGTCAAAGCCATCACCGTCAAAGGCGGCGCGAAGTATTCGCGCAAACAGCTCGACGAGCTTGCCGAAATCGCCAAGCGTTACGGCGCCGGCGGCATGGCGACCATCAAGATCGCGGACACCGGCGAAGTGACCTCGTCGCTTACGAAAGCGCTGGGCGAAGAGAAGGTCGCAGAACTGGCTTCCACAGCCGGTTGCGCGGCGGGCGACGGTATGCTCATTGTCGGCGGCAAAGCGTCTGCGGTTGCCGCGGCGCTTAGCGCCTTGCGGCTCGAAGTCGCCGAGCGCGAGAACCTGATCGATCAGAGCCGGTTCAATTTCCTCTGGGTGGTTGACTTCCCGATGTTCGAGTACCACGAGGACGAGGGCCGCTGGTACGCCATGCATCATCCGTTTACGAGCCCGCACGACGAAGACTTGCCGATGCTCGAAAGCGATCCGGGCCGTGTGCGTGCGAAGGCGTATGACCTGGTGTTGAATGGCACCGAGCTGGGCAGCGGTTCAATCCGTATCCACTCGCGAGATTTGCAGCGCAGCATTTTCAAGGTGCTGGGCCTGACCGAAGAAGAAACGCGGCAGAAGTTCGGCTTCCTGCTCGACGCGCTCGAATACGGCACGCCGCCGCATGGCGGCATCGCTTTCGGCTTCGACCGCCTGGTGATGCT
- a CDS encoding gamma carbonic anhydrase family protein, with protein MIRTYKGITPHIAQTAFIEASAQIIGDVHVGEQSSVWFNCVLRGDVYHIRVGSHSNIQDGTIIHVTSGRFATIIGDGVTVGHAAVLHGCTIKDRVLVGIGAIVLDNVTVGEESFIAAGSLVTPGTVIPPRSMVMGSPAKVRRAVTDEEVALINRHWQSYVEYKATYQAEFGG; from the coding sequence ATGATTCGTACCTACAAAGGCATCACGCCGCATATTGCGCAGACGGCATTCATCGAAGCGAGCGCCCAGATCATCGGTGACGTCCACGTCGGCGAGCAGTCGAGCGTCTGGTTCAACTGTGTGCTGCGCGGCGATGTGTATCACATCCGCGTCGGCAGCCACAGCAACATTCAAGACGGCACAATCATTCACGTGACCAGCGGGCGGTTCGCTACGATCATCGGCGACGGTGTCACGGTCGGGCACGCGGCGGTGCTGCACGGCTGCACGATCAAGGATCGCGTGCTGGTCGGCATCGGCGCAATCGTCCTCGACAACGTCACGGTCGGCGAAGAATCGTTTATCGCCGCCGGGTCGCTGGTGACGCCGGGGACGGTGATCCCGCCGCGCTCGATGGTCATGGGATCACCGGCCAAAGTGCGGCGCGCAGTCACCGACGAAGAGGTCGCGCTAATCAATCGCCACTGGCAGAGCTACGTCGAGTACAAGGCGACTTATCAGGCAGAGTTCGGCGGTTGA
- a CDS encoding redoxin domain-containing protein, protein MKTSFRHCLFAMIAATLLAVSAFAQETFHNPAFETDDEFGKAFAQGRVLLRQGKLDDAVKELTRAAKLKNDQCVECFTLIGQSNMQMNKYKEAAAAYRQGAELASPSKAELYNLAGVAFYFADDKSLFAEAAAMFKRSIEVSEGKILQAYYNLGYALLKAGKTEEGVAALKTYLEKSPQAVEAEAVRAIIANPKLVSARFAMPFKVTSATGELLSLDKLKGKIVLLDFWASWCGPCRAEMPAVKRVWEKYQKENFVIIGVNLDDNRKAFDQYVKEERVTWPQFYDGKGWNNRIAQLYNVHAIPATFLIDQQGIIRASGLRGSRLYDKIGELLKEKAK, encoded by the coding sequence ATGAAGACGAGTTTTCGCCATTGCCTGTTTGCCATGATTGCGGCCACCTTGCTGGCTGTCTCTGCTTTTGCTCAGGAGACTTTTCACAACCCGGCCTTCGAGACCGATGACGAATTCGGCAAAGCCTTCGCTCAGGGCCGCGTCCTGCTGCGCCAGGGCAAGCTCGATGACGCGGTCAAAGAGCTGACGCGCGCCGCCAAGCTCAAGAACGATCAGTGCGTCGAATGCTTCACGCTTATTGGTCAGAGCAATATGCAGATGAACAAATACAAAGAGGCCGCCGCCGCCTATCGCCAGGGCGCCGAGCTGGCTTCGCCGAGCAAGGCCGAGTTGTACAATCTGGCGGGCGTTGCCTTCTATTTCGCGGACGATAAGTCGTTGTTTGCCGAAGCCGCCGCCATGTTCAAGCGCTCGATTGAAGTCAGTGAAGGCAAGATTCTCCAAGCCTATTACAATCTCGGTTACGCGCTGCTCAAGGCCGGCAAGACCGAAGAAGGCGTCGCGGCCTTGAAGACCTACCTCGAAAAAAGCCCGCAGGCGGTCGAAGCCGAAGCCGTGCGGGCGATCATTGCCAACCCGAAGCTCGTCAGCGCGCGCTTCGCCATGCCATTCAAAGTGACCTCGGCTACGGGCGAGTTGTTGTCGCTCGACAAGCTCAAAGGCAAGATCGTGCTGCTCGATTTCTGGGCGAGCTGGTGCGGCCCGTGTCGCGCCGAGATGCCCGCGGTCAAGCGCGTCTGGGAGAAGTATCAGAAAGAGAACTTCGTCATCATCGGCGTCAATCTGGACGACAACCGCAAAGCCTTTGACCAGTATGTCAAAGAAGAGCGCGTCACCTGGCCGCAATTCTACGACGGCAAGGGCTGGAATAACCGCATCGCCCAGCTCTACAACGTGCATGCAATCCCGGCCACTTTTTTGATCGATCAGCAGGGAATCATCCGCGCTTCGGGGCTGCGCGGCAGCCGGCTCTATGACAAGATTGGCGAGCTGTTGAAGGAAAAGGCGAAGTAG
- a CDS encoding glycine/sarcosine/betaine reductase selenoprotein B family protein: MMSQLSRKCVPFTPFDRELSRAAIAIVTAAGVHRKDQPPFNIADDLGDLSLRVIGADAQAGDLMVTHHHYDHTDADRDINVVFPIDALRALIAEGIVGGEAREHVGYMGYTMQLKRMYDETAPQIAEEIDRKSRADAVILTGG, translated from the coding sequence ATGATGTCCCAACTGTCCCGCAAGTGTGTGCCGTTCACCCCTTTTGACCGCGAGCTGTCACGTGCCGCGATTGCCATCGTCACGGCGGCGGGCGTCCACCGCAAGGATCAACCGCCCTTCAACATTGCCGACGATCTGGGCGACCTGAGCCTCCGCGTCATCGGCGCCGACGCCCAGGCCGGCGATCTGATGGTGACGCATCACCACTACGACCATACGGACGCCGACCGCGACATCAACGTGGTCTTTCCCATAGACGCGCTGCGCGCCCTGATTGCCGAAGGCATCGTCGGCGGTGAAGCCCGCGAGCACGTCGGTTACATGGGCTATACCATGCAGCTCAAGCGCATGTATGACGAGACCGCGCCGCAGATTGCCGAAGAGATTGACCGAAAGTCGCGTGCTGATGCCGTGATCCTGACCGGCGGCTGA
- a CDS encoding peroxiredoxin — protein MAVEVGDMAPDFELPSHNGNKVKLSDFRGKKNVFIAFYPLAWTPVUTVQMPSYEADLSRFEERDTHVLGISIDSVPCNKAWAKSLGGISYDLLSDFEPKGAVAQQYGAYRPEGYSERALFVIDKDGKIAYKDIHAIGDQPDNEVIHDVLRKLD, from the coding sequence ATGGCTGTAGAAGTAGGCGACATGGCGCCCGACTTTGAGCTGCCGAGCCACAACGGCAACAAAGTCAAGCTGTCCGACTTTCGCGGCAAGAAGAACGTCTTCATCGCGTTCTACCCGCTGGCCTGGACACCGGTTTGAACCGTACAGATGCCCTCGTATGAGGCTGATCTCAGCCGCTTCGAGGAGCGTGATACCCACGTGCTGGGTATATCGATTGACTCCGTTCCCTGCAACAAAGCCTGGGCCAAGAGCCTCGGCGGCATCTCCTACGATCTCCTTTCAGACTTTGAGCCCAAAGGCGCGGTGGCGCAACAGTATGGCGCTTACCGGCCCGAAGGCTATTCCGAGCGCGCCCTGTTTGTCATCGACAAGGACGGCAAGATCGCCTACAAAGACATTCACGCAATCGGCGACCAGCCCGACAACGAAGTCATCCACGACGTGCTGAGAAAGCTCGATTGA
- a CDS encoding transcriptional repressor has protein sequence MGTARNANLTPQREVVLQVVTDAEHHPTAAEVFDEAKKRLPTISYATVYNSLRYLKDAGLILEITFGNAASRYDSETSRHDHAVCTGCGKLVDFDLAETVELMRAAARRTRFKPASIHLTLLGLCPDCRAD, from the coding sequence ATGGGCACAGCCCGCAATGCTAACCTGACTCCGCAGCGCGAGGTTGTGCTCCAAGTCGTCACCGACGCCGAGCATCACCCGACTGCCGCCGAAGTCTTCGACGAGGCCAAAAAGCGCCTGCCGACCATCAGCTACGCGACGGTGTACAACTCGCTGCGCTATCTGAAGGACGCCGGCCTGATCCTCGAAATCACTTTCGGCAACGCCGCCAGCCGCTACGACAGCGAGACCAGCCGCCACGACCACGCCGTCTGCACAGGCTGCGGCAAGCTCGTAGACTTCGACCTGGCGGAGACCGTCGAGCTGATGCGCGCGGCGGCGCGGCGCACGCGCTTCAAGCCCGCGAGCATTCATCTGACGCTGCTCGGCCTCTGTCCCGACTGCCGTGCGGATTAA
- a CDS encoding peroxiredoxin, giving the protein MSATAKSIEKAQIGQPAPDFEMASTRNIEKLDASVKLSDYQGKWVVLLFYPLDFTFVCPTELTTFSDRYDDFEAINAEIVGVSTDSVYSHRAWLRTPRDSGGVEGLRYPLASDITGTVARDYGVLIEDKGIALRGLFVIDPEGVLRYKVVHDLNIGRSAEETLRVIQALQTGGLCQAEWRPGQKTLGA; this is encoded by the coding sequence ATGTCAGCAACTGCAAAGTCAATTGAGAAAGCTCAGATCGGCCAACCGGCGCCTGATTTTGAAATGGCGTCAACCCGCAACATCGAGAAGCTGGACGCCAGCGTCAAGCTCTCCGACTATCAAGGCAAGTGGGTGGTGCTGCTGTTTTATCCGCTCGACTTCACTTTCGTCTGCCCGACGGAGCTGACGACCTTCAGCGACCGTTACGATGATTTCGAAGCGATCAACGCCGAAATCGTCGGCGTTTCCACGGATTCGGTCTACTCGCATCGCGCCTGGCTGCGGACGCCGCGCGACAGCGGCGGCGTCGAAGGGCTGCGTTACCCGCTGGCCTCGGACATTACCGGCACGGTGGCGCGCGATTACGGCGTGCTGATCGAAGACAAAGGCATCGCCCTGCGCGGCCTCTTCGTCATCGATCCTGAAGGCGTCCTGCGTTACAAGGTCGTTCACGACCTGAACATCGGGCGCTCGGCGGAAGAGACCTTGCGCGTCATTCAGGCGTTGCAGACCGGCGGCCTCTGCCAGGCGGAGTGGCGTCCGGGTCAGAAGACGCTCGGCGCTTAA
- a CDS encoding redoxin domain-containing protein: MPMRINTPMPALDGATAWINGNAAEAPGEPARLTLVHFWSQSCGICKENLPRVAEWREAHRGDGLRVIAVHMPRYPADVELSGVREAIASYGIEEACAIDNEHRLRDAFQNDQGYVPAYYLFDAEGKLRGFAAGERGIDLIAPTLKRLLAATAQEAQVK, encoded by the coding sequence ATGCCAATGAGAATTAACACGCCGATGCCGGCGCTCGACGGCGCGACCGCGTGGATTAACGGCAACGCCGCGGAAGCGCCTGGCGAGCCGGCCCGCCTGACCCTGGTGCATTTCTGGTCGCAGAGCTGCGGCATCTGCAAAGAGAACCTGCCCCGCGTCGCCGAGTGGCGCGAGGCGCACCGCGGCGACGGATTGCGGGTCATCGCCGTTCACATGCCGCGCTACCCGGCAGACGTTGAGTTGAGCGGCGTGCGCGAGGCGATTGCCAGCTATGGCATCGAAGAAGCCTGTGCGATTGATAACGAGCACCGGCTGCGCGACGCCTTTCAAAATGACCAGGGCTACGTGCCGGCTTATTACCTGTTTGACGCCGAAGGCAAGCTGCGTGGGTTTGCGGCGGGCGAGCGCGGCATTGATTTGATCGCGCCGACGCTGAAACGGCTGCTCGCAGCAACCGCCCAGGAAGCGCAGGTAAAGTAG
- a CDS encoding shikimate dehydrogenase: protein MPDKSARICAVITESGVAAARAAMQSAAAVADIIELRLDYLRDFDFNNPDRLSALLDDKPLPVIVTCRAVDEGGQQEVAEAVRLRLLTEALRRGADYCDIEAAHYDEGTAARLDASRLIVSYHNFSKTPADLSAIYERLTRRPAAIHKIAVRANDITDALRVLGLLDRAATEHRPLIAIAMQEAGLLTRILGPVRGSFLTYGSLARGHESAPGQVTCEELRDLYRIHRLTPDTQVVGIVGRPVSHSASPQMHNRAFQEMGLDFVYLPFEVNEVGEFFKRLVRPATREIDWPLRGFSVTIPHKAAVIPFLDELDETARRIGAVNTVVIKGERLIGYNTDADGAMAPLEAVTDLRQARCAVIGTGGSARALVFGLRERGARVTLFARNPAKAAALANEFDLAAHPVESLATSDAEIIINTTPVGMLNHDEGTSLVRRDVWADRKIAYDLIYNPPETRFLADARLHGCVTINGVEMLAAQAARQFELWTGRKPPIEVLRAAILEKVNPA, encoded by the coding sequence ATGCCTGACAAATCAGCCAGAATCTGTGCGGTTATTACCGAGTCCGGCGTGGCCGCGGCGCGCGCCGCCATGCAGAGTGCCGCCGCGGTCGCCGACATAATCGAGCTGCGGCTCGATTACCTGCGCGACTTCGATTTCAACAATCCGGACAGATTAAGCGCCTTGCTGGATGACAAACCGCTGCCGGTCATCGTCACCTGTCGCGCGGTTGATGAAGGCGGACAGCAGGAGGTCGCTGAAGCCGTGCGCCTGCGATTGCTCACAGAAGCGTTGCGGCGCGGCGCGGACTATTGCGACATCGAAGCGGCGCATTACGACGAGGGCACGGCAGCGCGATTGGATGCCTCGCGGCTGATCGTTTCTTATCACAACTTCTCGAAAACGCCCGCCGACCTGTCGGCCATCTACGAACGACTGACGCGACGACCCGCGGCAATTCACAAGATCGCCGTGCGCGCGAACGACATCACCGATGCGCTGAGGGTGCTTGGCTTGCTCGACCGCGCCGCCACTGAACATCGCCCGCTGATCGCCATCGCCATGCAGGAAGCCGGTTTGCTCACCAGAATTCTCGGTCCCGTGCGCGGCAGCTTTCTCACCTATGGCTCACTGGCACGCGGCCACGAAAGCGCACCCGGCCAGGTGACCTGCGAGGAGTTGCGTGACCTCTATCGCATTCACCGCTTGACACCCGACACACAGGTTGTCGGCATCGTTGGCCGTCCGGTCTCGCACTCGGCTTCGCCGCAAATGCACAACCGCGCCTTTCAAGAGATGGGATTGGATTTCGTTTACCTGCCTTTTGAAGTGAATGAGGTTGGCGAATTCTTCAAGCGCCTTGTTCGTCCCGCGACCCGCGAGATTGATTGGCCGTTGCGCGGCTTCAGCGTCACCATCCCGCATAAAGCGGCGGTGATTCCCTTCCTTGATGAGCTGGATGAAACGGCGCGGCGCATCGGCGCAGTGAACACCGTCGTCATCAAAGGCGAGCGGTTGATTGGTTATAACACCGACGCCGATGGCGCGATGGCACCGCTTGAGGCGGTCACTGATTTGCGGCAGGCGCGTTGCGCGGTGATCGGCACCGGAGGCTCGGCGCGCGCCCTCGTCTTCGGGCTGCGCGAGCGCGGCGCGCGGGTGACGCTCTTTGCCCGCAATCCGGCAAAAGCCGCCGCGCTCGCTAACGAATTCGACCTCGCGGCTCACCCCGTCGAATCGTTGGCCACAAGCGACGCCGAGATCATCATCAACACGACGCCCGTCGGCATGCTGAATCACGACGAAGGCACGAGCCTCGTTCGCCGCGATGTTTGGGCCGACCGCAAGATCGCCTATGACCTGATCTACAATCCGCCGGAGACCCGCTTTCTCGCTGACGCCCGCCTGCACGGTTGTGTAACGATCAACGGCGTCGAGATGCTGGCGGCGCAGGCGGCGCGGCAGTTTGAATTATGGACGGGCCGTAAACCGCCCATTGAAGTGCTGCGCGCCGCCATCCTTGAAAAGGTAAACCCGGCTTAG
- the cysK gene encoding cysteine synthase A: MARRPKISNSILDTIGHTPLVRLNRLPAAGAAEVLAKLESFNPMCSVKDRIGASMILAAERAGRITPGKTTIIEPTSGNTGIGLAMAAAARGYRLILTMPDSMSVERVRVLRALGAEVVLTPGAQEMQGSIAAAEQLMKETPDSFIPMQFSNPANPGIHRETTALEIIEDTDARLDALVIGFGTGGTITGVGEVIKDRLRDVTLIAVEPKDSPLLSGGKPAPHKIQGIGAGFIPAVLNMEVIDRIVPVEYADAKETTRRLAREEGILCGVSSGAICWAALKIAAEMGEGKRVVTILPDFGERYLSTDVFAFDEE; encoded by the coding sequence ATGGCACGTCGCCCGAAGATCAGCAACAGCATACTCGACACCATCGGCCACACGCCGCTGGTACGCCTGAATCGTTTGCCCGCGGCGGGCGCTGCCGAAGTTCTGGCCAAGCTCGAATCATTCAACCCCATGTGCTCGGTCAAAGACCGCATCGGCGCTTCGATGATTCTGGCCGCCGAGCGCGCGGGCCGCATCACGCCCGGCAAGACAACGATCATCGAGCCGACTTCGGGCAATACCGGCATCGGCCTGGCGATGGCCGCCGCCGCCCGAGGTTATCGCTTGATTCTGACGATGCCCGATTCGATGAGCGTCGAGCGGGTTCGCGTCCTGCGGGCGCTCGGCGCCGAAGTCGTGCTGACGCCGGGCGCGCAGGAGATGCAGGGTTCTATCGCCGCCGCCGAGCAGTTAATGAAAGAAACGCCCGATAGCTTTATCCCAATGCAGTTCAGTAACCCCGCCAACCCCGGCATCCATCGCGAGACGACGGCGCTGGAGATTATCGAGGACACCGACGCGCGGCTCGACGCGCTGGTCATCGGCTTCGGCACCGGCGGCACGATCACCGGCGTCGGCGAGGTGATCAAAGACCGCCTGCGCGATGTAACGTTGATCGCCGTCGAGCCGAAAGATTCGCCGCTGCTCTCAGGAGGCAAACCCGCGCCGCACAAGATTCAAGGCATCGGCGCGGGCTTTATTCCGGCGGTGCTTAACATGGAAGTCATTGATCGTATCGTGCCCGTCGAGTACGCCGACGCCAAAGAAACGACGCGGCGGCTAGCGCGCGAGGAAGGCATCCTCTGTGGCGTTTCCTCGGGCGCCATCTGCTGGGCGGCGCTGAAGATTGCCGCCGAGATGGGAGAAGGCAAGCGCGTCGTCACGATCCTGCCCGATTTCGGCGAGCGCTATCTGTCAACCGATGTCTTCGCGTTTGACGAAGAGTGA
- the proC gene encoding pyrroline-5-carboxylate reductase → MLKDKKLAVLGCGKLGETLIKGLIEAGVIEVTNVTVTAGHQQRLDQMRERFGVAGTLSNRMAAEAADVIILAVKPQTVPRVVVEISEALRASQVLISVAASVSTAFIEKHLGAPVPVIRAMPNTPSLLRKGMTGIAPGSNAGSEHVALAKFIFDAVGRTVVADEKHMDAITGLSASGPAFIYIVIESLAEAGVKVGLPRDVATELAAQTVVGAGSMVLETAEHPAKLKDMVTTPAGCTIDGILELEEGGLRVTLIKAVVKATQRAKELLET, encoded by the coding sequence ATGTTGAAGGATAAAAAGCTCGCCGTGCTGGGCTGCGGCAAGCTCGGCGAAACGCTGATCAAAGGGCTAATCGAAGCCGGCGTCATCGAAGTTACAAATGTTACCGTCACCGCCGGCCATCAGCAGCGCCTCGACCAGATGCGCGAGCGCTTCGGCGTGGCCGGCACGCTGTCGAATCGCATGGCGGCAGAGGCGGCGGACGTTATCATCCTCGCTGTGAAGCCGCAGACTGTGCCGCGCGTCGTCGTCGAAATCAGCGAAGCGCTGCGCGCCTCACAGGTGTTGATCTCTGTGGCCGCATCGGTCAGCACAGCGTTCATCGAAAAGCATCTCGGCGCGCCGGTGCCGGTGATCCGCGCTATGCCGAACACGCCCAGTCTTCTGCGAAAAGGGATGACGGGGATTGCCCCCGGCAGCAATGCCGGGAGCGAGCACGTCGCACTGGCCAAGTTCATCTTTGACGCCGTCGGGCGCACCGTGGTCGCCGACGAAAAGCACATGGACGCCATCACAGGGCTATCGGCAAGCGGCCCGGCGTTCATCTATATCGTCATCGAATCGCTCGCCGAGGCCGGCGTCAAAGTCGGGCTGCCGCGCGACGTGGCGACAGAGCTGGCGGCGCAAACCGTTGTCGGCGCGGGTTCGATGGTGCTTGAGACCGCCGAGCATCCGGCCAAGCTCAAAGACATGGTGACGACGCCCGCCGGCTGCACGATTGATGGCATTCTCGAATTGGAAGAAGGCGGTCTGCGTGTGACGCTGATCAAAGCGGTCGTCAAGGCGACCCAGCGAGCAAAGGAGCTACTGGAAACCTGA
- a CDS encoding DUF885 domain-containing protein — translation MKAKSKSGAAFLVFILTCFLVSAAFPSAAIMQKDEDKSAIAAAGFPKLADEYLNDLYLRHPTAAAASGLHAWDGLLEDYSTAAINDEIAAIKKFQARLQKIPPLELGLSDILDYQILASNMKSRLLELEQIKSFERNPGLYNDVLSSALLQIASFEYAPLDSRLRHILAKEKLVPRFLDAARQNVHNPPAVYLKVGIEGFKGTLDFVRNDLPKAFAAVKDDRLQADFKKSTQVAAEALAKYLKHLQETKPDPAATFAIGKENYEAKLRYDEGIDIPVDTLLKIGYRELSKAQDEFRKTARLIDARRDPQAVWADIQRDHPKADTLVQEAGKQLDELVKFIKEKQIITLPTEQKPVVAPTPDFMRWSTASMWAPGAFERPSVLARYLITDVDPKWTEKQKEEYLASINYEQLWTTSIHEAYPGHYVQGIYLRQVASPVRKTSAIAPGSFVEGWAHYTEQMMIEEGFQNHDPKLKMGQLADALLRLCRFVVGIREHTEGMTVEQATRFFMENAYMGETPSRIEAERGTFDPTYLVYTVGKLAILKMRDDYRRYRRQEFSLQEFHDKLLQNGNAPLWVHRQLLMPGDKGKLLE, via the coding sequence ATGAAGGCAAAGAGCAAGAGCGGCGCGGCGTTTCTCGTTTTCATTCTCACATGCTTTCTTGTATCTGCTGCATTCCCATCAGCCGCCATCATGCAGAAGGACGAAGACAAGAGCGCAATTGCGGCGGCGGGCTTCCCCAAGCTGGCGGATGAGTATCTGAACGATCTTTACTTGCGCCACCCGACGGCCGCCGCCGCCTCGGGGCTGCATGCCTGGGACGGGCTGCTCGAAGATTACAGCACGGCGGCCATCAATGATGAGATCGCCGCGATCAAGAAATTCCAAGCGCGTCTGCAAAAGATTCCGCCGCTTGAGCTGGGGCTGTCGGACATTCTCGATTACCAGATTCTCGCTTCGAACATGAAATCGCGCCTGCTGGAGCTTGAGCAGATCAAGAGCTTCGAGCGCAACCCCGGACTCTATAACGATGTGCTGTCGAGCGCGCTGCTGCAAATCGCCTCGTTTGAATATGCGCCGCTGGATTCACGCCTGCGCCACATCCTCGCGAAAGAAAAGCTGGTGCCGCGCTTTCTCGATGCCGCCCGGCAGAACGTTCACAATCCGCCCGCCGTTTATTTGAAAGTCGGCATCGAAGGTTTCAAAGGGACGCTCGACTTTGTGCGGAACGACCTGCCGAAAGCTTTTGCCGCCGTCAAAGATGACCGCTTGCAGGCCGACTTTAAGAAGTCAACCCAGGTTGCCGCCGAAGCGCTGGCCAAATACCTTAAACACCTGCAAGAGACGAAGCCCGACCCGGCAGCGACTTTTGCCATCGGCAAGGAAAATTACGAAGCGAAACTGCGCTATGATGAAGGCATAGACATTCCGGTTGATACGCTGTTGAAGATCGGCTACCGCGAGCTGAGCAAAGCGCAGGACGAGTTCCGCAAGACGGCACGGCTGATCGATGCGCGCCGCGACCCGCAAGCCGTCTGGGCAGACATCCAGCGCGACCACCCGAAAGCCGACACGCTCGTGCAGGAGGCCGGCAAGCAGCTCGATGAGCTGGTGAAGTTCATCAAGGAAAAACAGATCATTACCTTGCCGACCGAACAGAAGCCCGTGGTCGCGCCGACGCCGGATTTCATGCGCTGGTCTACGGCGAGCATGTGGGCGCCCGGCGCGTTCGAGCGGCCTTCGGTGCTGGCGCGCTACCTGATTACCGACGTTGACCCGAAGTGGACAGAGAAACAGAAGGAAGAGTACCTGGCGTCGATCAATTACGAGCAGTTGTGGACGACGTCGATCCACGAAGCCTATCCGGGCCATTACGTGCAGGGCATCTATCTCAGGCAGGTGGCATCGCCGGTGCGAAAGACTTCGGCCATCGCGCCCGGCAGCTTCGTCGAAGGCTGGGCGCATTACACCGAGCAGATGATGATTGAAGAAGGCTTCCAAAACCATGACCCGAAGCTGAAGATGGGACAGCTCGCCGACGCGCTCTTGCGCCTGTGCCGTTTCGTCGTCGGCATCCGCGAGCACACCGAAGGGATGACCGTCGAGCAGGCGACGCGCTTTTTCATGGAGAACGCTTACATGGGCGAAACGCCGTCGCGCATCGAAGCCGAGCGCGGCACCTTCGATCCGACCTATCTGGTTTACACGGTCGGCAAGCTGGCGATCTTGAAGATGCGCGACGATTACCGCCGCTATCGCCGCCAGGAATTTTCATTACAGGAATTCCACGACAAGTTGCTGCAAAACGGCAACGCGCCGCTCTGGGTGCATCGCCAGTTGCTGATGCCCGGCGATAAAGGCAAGCTGCTGGAATAA